In the genome of Streptomyces sp. SLBN-118, the window CCATCCGGTCGAGTGAACGCCCGTCCCACGCGTAGAGGGCCGCGGGTAACGTCGATCACGCCAGCAAGAACGTTGGCGCAATTCACACCACTCGCCGAAGCGGAGCAGACATGGCAATCATTGAGGGCGCCACGGACACCTGGACGAAGTCCTCGTACTCCGGCGGAAACGGCGCTTGCGTAGAGGTCAAGTCCCCGGTCACACAGGCGATTGCCGTCCGGGACTCCAAGGTCCCCGCGGGCCCGTCGATCACCTTCGTCCCCGAGTCGTGGAACGCCTTCGTGAACGAAGTGGGTCACGGCGTGTTCGATCTCGGCTGAGCGCCACGCCGAAGAGCACGCCGAGCCGAAGCACCATCCCCAGAGCCCTCTCGACTGGTCCGCCGTCCCGGCCGAGGGGGTTCGGCCATGCCCCCACGGCCCTTCCCAACCCCCAACCCCGTGTCTGCTCAGCGCAGTTGATCGACATAGCGGTCGGTTCCGGGGACCGTGGGGATGAAGGGAGCCACGAGCTCCACCCGCCCGAGCCCCGATTCGACGACCGCCACGTCGAGGCCTGCACAGACAGAGTCCCAGTGCTCCCTCGGGTCCTCCTCGAGAAACCACAGCAGCGTCAGCCGGGTGTCCACGCCCTCCACCTGTTTCACATAGGTCATCCGGTCTCCGGGCAGTGGCGTCGGCCGGAAGACGGTCACCATCGCCGCGCAGGATCCCGCCAGCCGCTTGGGCAGATGCTTCGTACGCAGCCACTCCAGCAACTCGGCCCGC includes:
- a CDS encoding DUF397 domain-containing protein — its product is MAIIEGATDTWTKSSYSGGNGACVEVKSPVTQAIAVRDSKVPAGPSITFVPESWNAFVNEVGHGVFDLG